Genomic window (Spirosoma sp. KCTC 42546):
GTGGCCCGGATGCTTCGTGGAAGCGCACACATCGCCGGGGTAGGGGCCATCGTGTTCGAGTAGATCGAAGCCGGTTTCGGTGATGAATTTTTTCAGACTGTTCAGGTAGTTGATACCCCACTGACTGGCTAAACAGGGCGCGTTACCAAAAAACGCACCTTTATCGGGCAGGCCGGTTTTTGGGTCAATCACATCATTCTCGTCATCAATCCGCCGACTGCTGAATAACGAATAGCCGCCTAACAGAATGCCTTTACTGTGGGCGTAATCGGCCAAAGCTTTGAATTTCTGAATGTTTGCATCGCTGGCATCTTCCATATTCAGGCCGCTGCCAAAGCTGAGAATAACCAGTTCGTAACCCGTTTCTGCACATTGATCGATGCCCCGTTTAACCACCACCGGGTCGGTGCTGACGAGGTGCATAAAAATGGGATTCTGGGTTGTCCAGGGTGTTACGGTTCGGTAGAACTGCCGTCGGGCGAGGCCATTCCGTTCGCGGTCGTAAGAGTCCAGCAGTAGTTCGTACGAATGGATTGAGTTGTAGGTTTGGTCCGGTGCCAGATCAATACCGACGCCAACAGTTGGGTACACTTCCAGCAAACAGGGCGTTTCGTAATTGTAGTTTACCTGTGACGTATACAAGGAATCGGTTTTCCAGTGCGTGGCCTGATCGGATAAATCATAGCGCATCGCATTGTTGAACGCAAAGTTATTTTCGATGTAAATCCGCTGTGGTTTCTTCATCTGCTCGGGCTTACCCACTACGGCTGATTCTTCTTCGGGTGTTGCCAGTATCTCACTGATAACCTGATTAATGTGAAGCGATTTCTGGCTTTTATTCTGAATTGTTACCCACTTACTGAGCGTTGGAATACCATCGTAAAGCGCGTAATGAACAGCCACCTCAACGCCTTGTAGTTCGGGTGCATTGGCCGAAAAGAACAGCGTTACTTCCTGACCAGTCGGCTGCTTTTTATTCAGGGTCCAGGTACGTGATTTCCAGTTTATGTAGGGTTGTAAGGGCGAAACCGTGAACGTCTTAAACTGGAAATCGGCTGGATTGGCCGTAAAGTCAGCAAGCCACTCTTCGCGTAGATACGCATGTTCTTTCTGGCCGTACAACCCACCAACCCGATATGTTTTCCCATTCAACGTCACCATGGCTTCGGGCCGGACGGAGCGCACAAATTGCTCGCCCGTTACCAGATTCTGGTAATCGACAGTAGCCAGATTGGGACTAATCCGAAACCGGCGGGTCAGCAGCCCATTGGATAGCACAAGGTCTTTGCCGCTGTTGGTTCGATAGACGCCCGCTCTCTGTGTAACAGGTGTAAGAAGCCAATCCTGTTTAACGGGAGTCGGCTGATAAACAGGGAGGTTCTGAAGTTGTGCGAAGGCAGTTGTTGCCAGTAGCCAACAGGCGAGAAGCCGTGAAAGATCGTTCATTCTGTTTAGGTGAAAGGGGGTAAGGAGCCCTTAAACTAAGTAGGTAGCGAACAGAATGCAACAATCCACAACTCTGAAAGGTGAACTTAATGCTTTTGGCCTGGAGCTAGTTCGGCCCGAGCTAGGTTCTAATCGACTCATAAACAGCCAGATATTGTCTGGCGCTTTCCTCCCATTCGAAGCGAGCGGCATTTTTATAGATAGCTTCTTTGCGTATCGGCGACTCGAAGGCTTTCATGCCTTCTCGAAACACCTCCTGCATACTGTCGGGGTCGAAATTGGGAAAGTAAAAAGCGGCTTCACCGCCCACTTCCGGTAATGATGTACGCGTTGATAAGAATACCGGCTTGCCAAACTGCATAGCTTCTACTACCGGTAGCCCAAAACCTTCGGCCAGAGAAGGATGCAGCAAGGCCTTACAATTGCGCAGATACCAGATTTTATCGGCTTCGGAAACCGTACCCAGCAAGTGCAAGCGATTGTCGACCCCCAGGCTTTGCGCCTGATTACGCATCTGATGTACATAATACGGGTCGTCGTGACGTCCAATCAGAATCAGTTCAAGGTCGGGGTTGGCTTGCAGCAAAGGCAGTAAAACATGGAAATTCTTTTTCTGGTTGAGGTAACCAATGCCGAGCAGAAACTCTCGTTCCGGCTTGTAGAGCACTGGTTCTTCGGTTAGGTCAGGTAATTTACCAACGCCATTGTGAATGACGTATATAGGCTTATCCCCAACCGAGCAATGCGTCAGTACATCATTTTTGGTGAACTCAGAGATACACACAATCGCATCGCTCTGATCGATCAGGGATTGCGTGTGCGCCAGACTTTTCCGTTGAACAGCGTCCGGTTTGCCTTCGTGCAATACATTCAGATCGTGAACCGTAAGAACCACCTTCAGGTGGGGAAACCTCTTTTTGTCTGGTAAAATCCGCCCCGATTGAAAGGGAGCGTGCCAAATCCGGCAGTTGAGCAGGAACGGTTGAATGAGCCTGTGCCACTTCTGCTCGACAAGGTGATGCGGTTCAGCTGTAAGCGTGAGCTTCTTTCGGGGAGGAAGGTATAGCCTCATTAAGGGCTGATTGGTTTCAGCGAGTCGTTTATTGATATGCTCTCCCAGATTCTGGCAATAGTGATACAGGCCAGAATGAGGAAATTTCATCAGATCACAATCAAAAATGATACGGGACATAAGCCTGAATCGTGTATTCGGTAGGGCCGGATACTCGTTTTTTTACGTTTTATGCAACATTATCCCGATAGAGACGGTATGGTTTATACTAAACCCTTTGTTGCACTACCTACTACAATTTGTATAATTCTACTTACACGTACACTTAAATGCAGACGTAGTTTGCCAGAAGTGCCTGCGTGTATACTCGATTAACTGTTTTTGTAGGGAGTGAGTTTTTTGATTTTTCAATTAGCTAAACAACGTTAGGAGGACACTTTAGTATGATTCGTATCATCTTTGATTGCGAGAGAATGAAGTACGTGAACACCGGTTTGTACTATTATTGTCTCAATTTGGGAAGAACTCTTCGTCAGCGCACGAGTCCGGAGGAGTTGTCCGTATTTATTCCACAGCATGTTCGGGAGGCCTTCGATTCATCGACAACGTGTATCCCGCAGCATTCGCTTCAGAAATTTATGATGCCTTCGGTGAGTCAGTATCACATCTGGCATAGTACCTATCAAAGCTCCCAATATGTGCCCCGGCGGAACAAGAAAATTAAGGTATTGCTAACGATTCATGACCTTAATTTTTTGCATGAAGACAAACCTGACTACAAAAAGGAGCGTTGCCTCGACCATGTGCAGCGAAATATAGACCGGAGTGATGCTATTGTCTGTATTTCTGAGTTTACGAAAAACGATGTGCTGACGCACTGCAACACGGCCGGTAAACCTGTTCATGTGATTTATAATGGCACGAACCGCCTGCAACAACCCGTGCTAAAATCCAAGTCGTACCGTCCGCGAATTCCCTTTCTGTTTAACGTGGGGGTAATTACCCGCAAAAAAAATCAGCACCGGATTCTTCCTTTATTACAACAAAACCCATCGCTGGAACTCGTACTGGCTGGTCGCCACGAGGATAAAGAATATGCCCATTTTCTCCATGAACACGCAACCGACTTGAAGGTAGAGGATCGGATGCATTTAGTGAACGAAATCACGGAAGAGGAAAAATCCTGGTATTATCATAATTGTCAGGCTGTGGTGATGCCCTCGCTGGCTGAGGGCTTTGGTCTTCCGGTAACCGAAGCTATGTCAGTTGGGAAGCCGGTGTTTTTATCGAGGCACACTGCCCTGCCTGAAATAGGGAAGGATTTTGCGTTTTACTTCCATGATTTCGACAACATGCATGATGACTTCACCGCGGGCATGCAACACTACAAACGAGCAGGTAGTCAGATGCAGGAAGCCCTGAAAGCGTATAGTGCTACGTTCAATTGGGAAGATTCGGCCAGAAAATATATGGAGGTCTATCGGTCAATGGCCTAGCCTACGTTTCTCGTGATTCTATAGGCAACAATAGAATCACGAGAAGCCATAGAATCAATAGTAAATACAACGAATGAAGATATATAAACGGCTGATGGCGTATGCCAAGCCTTATGGAAAGTTTGTAATTCCCTTTTTTGGCTTCACGCTCATAGCGGTGTTTTTCAACGTATTTCAGTTTGCGCTGATCATCCCGCTCCTTAATTTCCTCTTTGACCCACTCAACACGGCCGATGCCGCTAAATACGCGTCGGTACCCGAATTTCAACTGTCGCCAGCGTATTTTAAGGATCTGTTTTACCATCAGATCTATCAGTTCAAAACAACAAAGCCCATTTACGCGCTCTATTTTCTGGCGGGTATGATTGTGGTGGCGGTCATCCTGACCAATTTTTTTCGATTTCTGGCGCAGCAATGCTTACTCAACGCCAGAACCTTGCTGGTGAAACGACTCCGGGAAGCCCTCTTTGAAAAAATCAACTACCTGCATCTGGGTTATTTCACCAAAGAGCACAAAGGCGATCTGCTCTCCCGGCTCAA
Coding sequences:
- a CDS encoding alpha-galactosidase, translating into MNDLSRLLACWLLATTAFAQLQNLPVYQPTPVKQDWLLTPVTQRAGVYRTNSGKDLVLSNGLLTRRFRISPNLATVDYQNLVTGEQFVRSVRPEAMVTLNGKTYRVGGLYGQKEHAYLREEWLADFTANPADFQFKTFTVSPLQPYINWKSRTWTLNKKQPTGQEVTLFFSANAPELQGVEVAVHYALYDGIPTLSKWVTIQNKSQKSLHINQVISEILATPEEESAVVGKPEQMKKPQRIYIENNFAFNNAMRYDLSDQATHWKTDSLYTSQVNYNYETPCLLEVYPTVGVGIDLAPDQTYNSIHSYELLLDSYDRERNGLARRQFYRTVTPWTTQNPIFMHLVSTDPVVVKRGIDQCAETGYELVILSFGSGLNMEDASDANIQKFKALADYAHSKGILLGGYSLFSSRRIDDENDVIDPKTGLPDKGAFFGNAPCLASQWGINYLNSLKKFITETGFDLLEHDGPYPGDVCASTKHPGHKGLDDSQWVQMEMQKGFYRSLNEKGVYINAPDWYFMDGSNKIGLGYREVNFSLSREQQKLLNRQNIFDGTWEKTPAMGWGFVPLTKYQGGGPEAVLEPLSEHLTDYEQLMVQYYGAGVQACYRGPRLYDTDATKQTVQQVISWYKKYRPILNSDLIHLRRPDGRDWDGIMHVNPALKEKGVVMLFNPLKTKITRTIKLPLYYTGLRETAQIRKGEGKPKSYKLNRNYEVEIPVEIGPESYGWWVVE
- a CDS encoding glycosyltransferase family 1 protein, with translation MSRIIFDCDLMKFPHSGLYHYCQNLGEHINKRLAETNQPLMRLYLPPRKKLTLTAEPHHLVEQKWHRLIQPFLLNCRIWHAPFQSGRILPDKKRFPHLKVVLTVHDLNVLHEGKPDAVQRKSLAHTQSLIDQSDAIVCISEFTKNDVLTHCSVGDKPIYVIHNGVGKLPDLTEEPVLYKPEREFLLGIGYLNQKKNFHVLLPLLQANPDLELILIGRHDDPYYVHQMRNQAQSLGVDNRLHLLGTVSEADKIWYLRNCKALLHPSLAEGFGLPVVEAMQFGKPVFLSTRTSLPEVGGEAAFYFPNFDPDSMQEVFREGMKAFESPIRKEAIYKNAARFEWEESARQYLAVYESIRT
- a CDS encoding glycosyltransferase family 1 protein: MGRTLRQRTSPEELSVFIPQHVREAFDSSTTCIPQHSLQKFMMPSVSQYHIWHSTYQSSQYVPRRNKKIKVLLTIHDLNFLHEDKPDYKKERCLDHVQRNIDRSDAIVCISEFTKNDVLTHCNTAGKPVHVIYNGTNRLQQPVLKSKSYRPRIPFLFNVGVITRKKNQHRILPLLQQNPSLELVLAGRHEDKEYAHFLHEHATDLKVEDRMHLVNEITEEEKSWYYHNCQAVVMPSLAEGFGLPVTEAMSVGKPVFLSRHTALPEIGKDFAFYFHDFDNMHDDFTAGMQHYKRAGSQMQEALKAYSATFNWEDSARKYMEVYRSMA